In Nitrospirota bacterium, a single genomic region encodes these proteins:
- a CDS encoding Trm112 family protein — translation MAIRKELLDILACPRCKGDVRLKESEDRLICDKCCIMYRIEDDIPIMLIDEAEKSDV, via the coding sequence ATGGCCATTAGAAAAGAACTGCTTGATATTCTTGCCTGCCCAAGATGCAAGGGAGATGTCAGATTGAAAGAATCCGAAGACAGGCTCATCTGTGACAAATGCTGCATCATGTACCGCATAGAGGATGATATCCCGATAATGCTTATTGATGAAGCGGAGAAGAGTGATGTGTGA
- the asnB gene encoding asparagine synthase (glutamine-hydrolyzing), with product MCGIAGIFNLHGDKESAMLTLKKMVAIMHHRGPDGAGFYCDEEAGLGHARLSIIDLTGGGQPIHNEDRSIWITFNGEIFNYRELRKDLLARGHEFYTESDTEVIVHLYEDYGVDCLEHLNGQFAFAIWNKNTGRLFMARDRVGIRPLFYTFSGDQVIFASEIKALFMDRRVKREIDPYALDQIFTFWMTIPPRTAFKNIFEIPAGHYMTVEAGSRKLNKYWDMDFTPDSRVRAEVEWAEELRELLTDATRLQLRADVPVGAYLSGGLDSSVITALIKKSSDTSLRTFSVTFEDEAYDERVYQREIIEYLDTVPSDIRCTYSDIGRVFPDVIWHTEKPVLRTASAPLYLLSGLVREKGYKVVLTGEGADEILAGYDIFKETKVRRFMERFPDSKFRPLILKKLYPYLAHSPVKSVQYAEEFFKTDTAGYPDEYYSHFPRWNTTSKTKLFFSDAMKESLGNYSGLNELSSLLPDDVYKYDYLSKSQYIESKTLLPGYILSSQGDRMAMAHSVEGRFPFLDHRVIGLCCKMPPNIRMNALKEKYILRESMKDLLPASTLKRTKQPYMAPDAKSFFSGDTPCYLDELLSERNLQSAGYFNPKAVSVLADKCRKNAALGFKDNMAAVGVISTMLLHDMFIDNFDSKSKGAADRAAEDKRYAIKV from the coding sequence ATGTGCGGCATAGCAGGCATATTCAATCTACACGGCGATAAAGAGTCGGCAATGCTTACCTTAAAGAAAATGGTCGCTATCATGCATCACCGCGGTCCTGACGGAGCAGGATTTTACTGCGACGAAGAAGCCGGCCTTGGTCATGCGCGCCTGAGTATAATTGACCTTACAGGGGGGGGGCAGCCTATCCATAACGAGGACCGAAGCATTTGGATAACCTTTAATGGTGAGATATTTAATTATAGGGAGCTCAGAAAAGACTTGCTGGCAAGGGGACATGAATTTTATACGGAGTCTGATACAGAAGTGATCGTCCATCTTTACGAGGATTACGGCGTAGACTGTCTTGAGCATCTTAACGGACAATTCGCGTTTGCCATCTGGAATAAAAATACCGGAAGACTTTTTATGGCCAGGGACAGGGTTGGCATCAGGCCGCTGTTTTACACATTTTCCGGTGACCAAGTAATATTTGCCTCCGAGATAAAGGCATTGTTTATGGATCGCCGAGTGAAGAGAGAGATAGACCCTTATGCGCTTGATCAAATATTCACCTTCTGGATGACTATCCCACCGAGAACTGCATTTAAAAATATTTTTGAGATCCCGGCAGGACATTATATGACGGTTGAAGCAGGCAGCCGGAAGCTTAATAAATACTGGGACATGGATTTTACCCCTGACAGCCGTGTCAGGGCAGAGGTAGAATGGGCAGAGGAGCTGAGGGAGCTATTGACAGACGCAACAAGACTTCAACTGAGAGCGGATGTGCCTGTCGGAGCATATCTGAGTGGCGGACTTGACTCTTCAGTGATTACCGCGCTCATCAAAAAAAGTTCGGATACCTCTCTCAGGACATTCTCCGTGACTTTTGAAGATGAGGCTTATGACGAAAGAGTGTATCAGCGTGAAATCATCGAATACCTGGACACTGTACCCAGCGATATAAGATGCACGTATTCCGATATCGGCAGGGTGTTCCCTGACGTGATATGGCATACGGAGAAGCCTGTTTTAAGAACAGCGTCTGCGCCGCTTTATCTGCTGTCGGGGCTTGTCAGGGAGAAAGGTTACAAGGTCGTATTGACGGGCGAGGGGGCTGACGAAATCCTTGCAGGCTACGATATATTCAAGGAGACAAAAGTGCGGAGATTTATGGAACGGTTTCCTGACTCAAAATTCAGACCGCTCATCCTCAAAAAGCTGTATCCCTACCTTGCCCATTCTCCGGTTAAATCCGTTCAATATGCCGAAGAGTTTTTCAAAACCGATACAGCGGGCTATCCTGATGAATATTATTCTCATTTTCCACGGTGGAATACCACCTCAAAGACAAAGCTGTTTTTTTCTGATGCCATGAAAGAAAGCCTGGGGAATTACAGCGGCCTGAATGAACTGTCGTCATTGTTGCCTGATGATGTTTACAAATATGACTATCTTTCAAAGTCCCAGTACATCGAGAGCAAAACCCTTCTCCCGGGTTACATACTTTCTTCGCAGGGCGACAGGATGGCCATGGCGCACTCGGTGGAAGGCAGGTTCCCTTTCCTTGATCACAGGGTGATTGGGCTATGCTGCAAGATGCCGCCGAACATAAGGATGAACGCCTTAAAAGAAAAATACATACTCAGGGAAAGCATGAAGGACTTACTGCCTGCGTCAACACTTAAAAGGACCAAGCAGCCGTATATGGCTCCTGATGCAAAAAGTTTTTTCAGCGGTGACACTCCTTGCTATCTGGATGAGCTGCTTTCAGAGAGAAACTTGCAAAGCGCCGGATACTTCAATCCAAAGGCGGTTTCTGTTCTGGCAGATAAATGCAGGAAGAATGCGGCGCTTGGATTTAAGGACAACATGGCCGCTGTCGGCGTAATCTCGACAATGCTTTTACATGACATGTTCATAGACAACTTCGACTCGAAGAGTAAAGGTGCCGCAGACAGAGCAGCGGAGGACAAGAGATATGCGATTAAAGTCTGA
- a CDS encoding GNAT family N-acetyltransferase codes for MKFKKNYAEGGTTQVFRRGLNKSFYFLYHTNRAYWYKADLSKEKKEIIVDENIHVDFDNKEKTIQYIRDYGYYYPMELITGLQEGHLFTGLRHKDKIIGYNKTGYSFVYIEDYKRIYRLPERIAFTYDIFISPEYRGRNYGAFLLGSICNYLRHKGYKSIWAHIPPWNKASESMHGKLGFKRQEMIAYYHIAGISWTTKDPGKLIQQVDGVV; via the coding sequence TTGAAGTTTAAAAAAAATTATGCAGAGGGCGGGACAACTCAGGTCTTCCGGAGGGGGCTCAATAAGTCCTTTTATTTTCTATACCATACGAACAGGGCGTATTGGTACAAGGCCGATTTGTCTAAAGAAAAGAAAGAAATCATTGTTGATGAGAATATTCATGTCGATTTTGATAATAAAGAAAAAACAATACAGTATATAAGGGATTATGGATACTATTACCCTATGGAGCTAATTACTGGACTACAGGAAGGACATCTGTTCACCGGCTTAAGACATAAGGATAAAATTATCGGATATAACAAGACCGGTTATTCTTTTGTGTATATTGAAGATTACAAAAGGATTTATAGACTGCCTGAACGTATTGCCTTTACATACGATATCTTCATAAGTCCTGAATACAGAGGCCGTAATTATGGGGCCTTTTTGCTCGGCAGTATATGTAATTATTTGAGACATAAAGGTTACAAATCAATTTGGGCGCACATCCCTCCATGGAATAAGGCATCGGAATCAATGCACGGGAAATTAGGATTTAAACGGCAGGAGATGATTGCATACTACCACATAGCAGGGATTTCGTGGACTACAAAGGACCCTGGAAAATTAATTCAACAGGTTGATGGGGTTGTTTAA
- a CDS encoding DUF362 domain-containing protein: MEFIRKLKRREFLISSLILACEGVFSHVFASSSVSITEKNRKRSRLVTVFHQEATDGTDGRDNKNLNGEIVRLMVNEGIKEFTRKKDLKEAWSVIIPDRNKKIAIKINCQITSIYTKAKVVKPIVDGLILRGVTPDNIIIYDKRDNAFEYAGFIKNKGAGVKVGTVQDFGGYHRFFFNRLAVLLTGINFFTVEKYHCDYLINVPVLKALDGYSGVSLSMKNHYGSIDNPYDHHEDIMTYLPFLNSLPYIREKTRLIVMDAIFAGYKWVNGRDQKYIDAPNKIIISDDPVAVDYTGWEYIEASRKAHGLAPVSPKPVFIDQAARMGLGNNATEKIDKTAINL, from the coding sequence ATGGAATTTATCAGGAAGCTTAAGCGTCGAGAATTTCTAATCAGTTCTTTGATATTAGCCTGCGAAGGTGTTTTTTCTCATGTTTTTGCTTCAAGTTCAGTTAGTATTACAGAGAAGAATAGGAAGCGGAGCAGGCTTGTAACGGTCTTTCATCAGGAGGCAACCGATGGAACGGATGGAAGGGACAACAAAAATCTTAATGGCGAGATTGTTAGGCTAATGGTCAACGAGGGGATAAAAGAATTTACCCGAAAGAAAGATCTTAAAGAGGCGTGGTCGGTGATAATTCCTGACCGGAATAAGAAGATTGCAATAAAAATTAATTGTCAGATTACAAGCATATATACAAAAGCTAAAGTTGTAAAACCTATCGTAGACGGTCTGATTCTTCGAGGCGTTACTCCTGACAACATTATAATTTACGATAAAAGGGATAACGCTTTCGAGTATGCAGGCTTTATAAAAAATAAAGGAGCCGGTGTCAAAGTTGGAACGGTACAGGATTTTGGGGGGTATCACAGGTTCTTTTTTAATCGCTTAGCAGTACTTCTTACAGGAATAAATTTCTTTACTGTTGAAAAATATCATTGCGATTATTTGATTAATGTGCCTGTATTAAAAGCTTTGGATGGTTATTCAGGAGTAAGCTTGAGCATGAAGAATCATTATGGGTCCATAGATAATCCGTATGATCACCATGAGGATATTATGACTTATTTGCCGTTTTTGAACAGTTTGCCGTATATTCGTGAAAAAACCCGTTTGATCGTTATGGATGCAATTTTTGCAGGATATAAATGGGTTAACGGAAGAGATCAAAAGTACATTGACGCACCTAATAAAATCATCATTTCAGATGATCCAGTGGCAGTCGATTATACAGGCTGGGAGTATATTGAAGCGAGCAGGAAGGCACACGGTCTTGCCCCAGTCTCACCAAAACCTGTATTCATTGATCAAGCTGCCCGTATGGGATTAGGCAACAATGCCACTGAGAAAATTGATAAGACTGCTATTAATCTCTAA
- the epsI gene encoding EpsI family protein: MRKKKYIVIAVLLGLTHLFVSQMPYAPPVALKKDIGFFPLNIGAWKGQDIKIDTDNLPPFADQYIYRKYLNDKGETLFLYIGYWGKFRHNANVFSGNNIDPGYLWEPENEKQVPIDVAGGRISVNETVYKNGSDGVSLVYWYQTGKGATADRFRERVLNGLGAVINLRTNAALIKISSSPLNGSDIDSAGIRSITFAEEIYPFLREFLPFDM; encoded by the coding sequence GTGCGAAAAAAGAAATATATTGTAATAGCTGTTCTGCTTGGCTTAACGCACTTGTTTGTTTCGCAAATGCCGTATGCTCCCCCTGTAGCCTTAAAAAAGGATATCGGGTTTTTCCCTCTCAATATCGGGGCATGGAAGGGACAGGATATAAAAATTGATACGGATAACCTGCCTCCTTTTGCCGACCAGTATATTTACAGAAAATATTTAAATGACAAAGGCGAAACACTGTTTTTGTATATAGGATATTGGGGCAAGTTCCGGCATAACGCCAATGTTTTTTCGGGGAATAATATCGATCCGGGTTATCTGTGGGAACCCGAAAATGAAAAGCAGGTCCCAATCGATGTCGCAGGCGGAAGGATATCCGTGAATGAGACTGTTTATAAGAACGGGAGTGACGGGGTCTCACTTGTATATTGGTATCAAACCGGCAAAGGGGCTACAGCGGACAGGTTCAGAGAGCGGGTCCTCAACGGGCTTGGCGCAGTTATTAATCTCAGGACCAATGCGGCCTTGATTAAAATATCTTCATCTCCGCTAAACGGCTCCGACATCGATTCAGCCGGAATCAGATCCATTACATTTGCAGAAGAAATATACCCCTTTCTGAGGGAATTCCTGCCTTTTGATATGTAA
- a CDS encoding polysaccharide biosynthesis protein, which produces MQDLTDTVKATATGSILFLVTMVFVLGLMEYPRTVFILEMMLTLLLIGGSRFSIRYLSEIKEGRKLKISKNVLIAGAGKAGILLVKEAAGNPELGIRVSGFIDDDGYKLGMYVHGIPILGHTKDIPHLVKKFEIDEVIIAMPSAKYKDIARIKEVARTSDVEVKVLPEVGRVIQDDYFNGPLKDVAFNELLGRRVVRFSRESDSKLMRGEINDKAVLVTGAGGSIGSELCRQVVQLSPRLLLLYDRYENSLYDLEIELKKSFPHVKFVPIIGDILDGDKVEKVLKTYKVSLVYHAAAYKHVPMMEREPVEAIRNNIFGTLNVAKLAVANNVDKFVLISTDKAVNPANVMGTTKRICELIIQGLSRFDTKFIAVRFGNVIGSNGSVIPLFKKQINEGGPVTVTHPDITRYFMSIPEAVQLVMTAGAMGKGGEIFLLDMGRPIKIAELAKDLIKRSGLEPGSDIDIVFTGLRPGEKLYEELYWKGEGIVPTDNKKITMLKTGREDYARVFDTCKKMEEYTLTACDVKEILKLLKELVPESTINIEENSAINKHIAFPGNI; this is translated from the coding sequence ATGCAGGACTTGACAGACACGGTCAAGGCTACGGCAACCGGATCAATCCTGTTTCTTGTAACGATGGTGTTTGTTCTTGGACTTATGGAATACCCGAGAACGGTCTTTATCCTGGAGATGATGCTGACCCTCCTGCTTATTGGAGGCAGCAGGTTCAGTATCCGGTATTTAAGCGAGATAAAGGAAGGAAGAAAATTAAAGATATCAAAGAACGTGCTTATTGCCGGGGCTGGAAAGGCAGGCATATTGTTGGTGAAGGAAGCTGCCGGAAATCCTGAACTCGGTATCCGTGTTTCAGGCTTTATCGATGACGATGGGTATAAGCTTGGAATGTATGTTCACGGCATACCCATACTGGGTCATACAAAAGACATACCGCATCTTGTAAAAAAGTTTGAGATCGACGAGGTCATTATCGCAATGCCATCTGCGAAATATAAGGATATTGCCCGTATTAAAGAAGTAGCGAGAACTTCAGATGTGGAGGTGAAGGTATTGCCTGAAGTCGGCAGAGTGATACAGGACGATTATTTTAACGGACCACTGAAAGACGTTGCATTTAACGAGTTGCTTGGCAGGAGGGTGGTGAGATTCAGCCGAGAATCAGACAGTAAATTAATGAGAGGAGAAATTAATGACAAGGCGGTGCTTGTCACCGGGGCCGGCGGCTCTATTGGTTCTGAATTATGCAGGCAGGTCGTTCAGCTTTCCCCACGGCTTCTTCTTCTTTATGACCGCTATGAAAACAGTCTGTATGATCTTGAAATTGAGCTTAAGAAGTCCTTTCCTCATGTTAAGTTTGTACCGATCATAGGCGATATCCTTGACGGCGATAAAGTCGAGAAGGTTTTGAAGACATATAAAGTCAGTCTTGTATACCATGCGGCAGCTTACAAGCACGTGCCGATGATGGAGCGGGAGCCGGTAGAGGCGATCAGGAATAACATATTCGGAACGCTGAACGTTGCAAAACTGGCGGTCGCAAATAACGTGGACAAATTCGTGCTGATCTCGACTGACAAGGCAGTTAATCCGGCCAATGTCATGGGCACCACTAAAAGGATATGCGAGTTGATTATCCAGGGGCTCAGCAGATTCGATACGAAGTTTATCGCGGTAAGATTCGGCAATGTCATCGGCAGTAACGGCAGTGTCATACCCTTGTTCAAAAAACAGATAAATGAAGGCGGGCCGGTAACGGTAACGCATCCGGACATAACCCGGTATTTCATGTCGATTCCGGAGGCAGTGCAGCTTGTCATGACGGCAGGTGCTATGGGTAAGGGAGGGGAGATATTCCTGCTTGACATGGGCAGACCGATAAAAATTGCGGAACTCGCAAAAGACCTTATCAAACGTTCGGGGCTTGAACCCGGCTCAGATATAGATATTGTCTTTACAGGTCTTCGGCCCGGAGAGAAACTGTACGAGGAGCTTTACTGGAAGGGTGAAGGCATAGTGCCCACTGATAATAAGAAAATCACCATGCTTAAGACAGGCAGAGAAGATTACGCCAGGGTTTTTGATACCTGCAAAAAAATGGAAGAATATACACTGACAGCCTGTGACGTAAAAGAGATTTTAAAGCTATTGAAAGAGCTTGTGCCTGAATCAACCATTAACATTGAGGAAAACTCGGCAATAAATAAACATATTGCTTTTCCCGGTAATATCTAA
- a CDS encoding acyl carrier protein, with protein sequence MRLKSEIRGFVVENFLYGKDDGFGDNISFLERGLIDSTGVLELLAFVETRYGVSVDDEELIPDNFDSVDKLSDFIARKAGNGN encoded by the coding sequence ATGCGATTAAAGTCTGAGATCAGGGGTTTTGTCGTAGAGAACTTTCTTTACGGGAAAGACGACGGCTTCGGAGATAATATCTCCTTTCTGGAGAGGGGATTGATTGACTCCACAGGCGTGCTTGAGCTGCTTGCCTTTGTTGAAACAAGGTATGGAGTCTCTGTGGATGACGAGGAGCTGATACCTGATAACTTTGACTCTGTGGACAAGCTTTCGGATTTTATTGCAAGAAAAGCAGGCAACGGAAATTAA
- a CDS encoding AMP-binding protein — MFRHTLVHHFLEYSAQRYPDKTALVHQGKRLTYAAIDSAADKLAVSLQQRGIERGDRVAVFMDNSVEAVVSIFAALKAGAVFMVVNHTTKTEKLEFIMNNSRARALLTQESRAETVRALHCPFLETIIITGQHQSFELQSSKAPVCFLYEEALNSGREDAVSSKCIDMDLASIIYTSGSTGFPKGVMLSHLNMVSAAHSITTYLENNEDDIILNVLPLSFDYGLYQVLMAFKTGATVVLESTFTYPYQVVDIMIKERVTGLPGVPTLFAILLGLKNIGKCDFGSLRYITNTASALPVSHIRKLRKLFPQAKLFSMYGLTECKRVSFLPPGEIDRKPASVGKAIPNQEVYIVNENGQTVGPGETGELVVRGTSVMCGYWELPEETSKFLKPGRYPGERVLYTGDLFRMDDEGYLYFVARKDDIIKCKGEKISPREVENVLYSLEGILETAVVGVPDEISGEAVKAYIVLKKDSGLTKEDILLHCSRHLENAMVPQYIEIMTSLPKTSTGKLEKTFLKKNNKATASF; from the coding sequence ATGTTCAGACACACCCTGGTGCATCACTTCCTCGAATACAGCGCTCAAAGATATCCTGACAAGACTGCGCTTGTTCACCAGGGAAAAAGACTGACTTATGCCGCGATTGATTCAGCGGCGGACAAGCTTGCTGTCTCTCTTCAGCAGAGGGGCATTGAGCGGGGCGACAGGGTTGCGGTTTTCATGGACAATTCGGTGGAGGCTGTAGTTTCAATCTTTGCGGCATTAAAGGCAGGAGCCGTATTCATGGTAGTAAATCATACGACAAAGACAGAGAAGCTTGAGTTTATAATGAACAACAGCAGGGCGCGTGCGCTTTTAACTCAGGAAAGCAGGGCGGAAACAGTCCGTGCCCTTCACTGTCCTTTTCTTGAAACTATAATAATCACGGGACAGCATCAGTCTTTTGAATTACAAAGCAGTAAAGCTCCGGTGTGCTTTTTATATGAAGAGGCTTTAAATTCCGGCAGGGAAGACGCTGTAAGTTCAAAATGCATTGATATGGATCTCGCCTCGATAATATATACCTCGGGCTCGACAGGCTTTCCAAAGGGGGTAATGCTTTCGCATCTCAATATGGTTTCCGCAGCGCATTCGATAACAACATACCTTGAGAACAATGAAGATGACATCATTCTGAATGTGCTGCCGCTTTCCTTCGATTACGGCCTCTATCAAGTATTGATGGCTTTTAAAACAGGCGCCACAGTAGTGCTCGAAAGTACCTTCACATATCCATATCAGGTGGTAGATATCATGATAAAGGAAAGGGTCACGGGTCTCCCGGGAGTTCCCACACTGTTTGCAATACTGTTAGGTCTTAAGAATATTGGGAAATGTGATTTTGGTTCCCTGCGGTACATCACAAACACAGCGTCAGCCCTACCGGTAAGTCACATAAGGAAACTGCGTAAATTATTCCCACAGGCAAAGCTTTTTTCCATGTACGGGCTTACGGAATGCAAGCGCGTTTCCTTCCTCCCTCCGGGAGAGATCGATAGAAAGCCTGCATCCGTTGGCAAGGCAATACCCAATCAGGAAGTTTATATTGTAAATGAAAATGGTCAAACAGTCGGCCCCGGAGAAACCGGTGAACTCGTTGTCAGGGGCACGAGTGTTATGTGCGGCTATTGGGAGCTGCCCGAAGAGACGTCGAAATTTCTCAAACCAGGAAGATACCCGGGGGAGAGGGTTCTTTATACAGGGGACCTCTTCAGAATGGATGATGAAGGTTATCTCTATTTTGTCGCGCGGAAGGATGACATAATAAAGTGTAAAGGGGAGAAGATTAGTCCCAGGGAGGTGGAGAATGTCCTGTACAGCCTCGAAGGCATATTGGAGACTGCTGTTGTCGGAGTTCCTGATGAAATATCGGGAGAAGCGGTCAAGGCCTATATTGTCTTGAAAAAGGATTCGGGGCTGACTAAGGAAGACATATTGTTGCACTGTTCCCGGCATCTTGAAAATGCCATGGTTCCCCAATATATCGAGATAATGACATCCCTGCCGAAAACCTCCACCGGTAAGCTTGAAAAGACTTTCCTGAAGAAAAACAACAAGGCAACGGCATCTTTTTGA
- a CDS encoding GNAT family N-acetyltransferase: MTREKFNIDVITDFEEFRKLRDPWTSLLEQSRADKVFLTHEWFSVWWEAFGGKRSLFVILVKKGGEILGIAPLMRGKSTYRGFPVRNIECMGNNDSPGFGFITKKNYGDEIAGAIISFLFRDETGWDIISCNNMFCNEDYHEIRAAVDRAGRKCIVMDGLSSPYLMTDADWETYFKSVSTKSRKTLRNISNRIKKLGSITVSEIENPENLDDIISVSKRGWKYKKGLSFINRSNRRNFFEALTWMARRKKWLSIWCMYKDGVPVAYEYHLKYKGNNAALLSEFDIDYENYSPGAYLDYEIVRSLFEKGVHEYDMCGSQDEYKKKWSKDIRQYKNMRIFNNTFYSGFLYSLEMKPVKLLKGLRDKIFHCS; the protein is encoded by the coding sequence TTGACAAGAGAAAAATTCAACATAGACGTAATAACGGACTTTGAAGAATTCAGGAAACTGCGTGATCCGTGGACTTCTTTACTTGAGCAATCAAGGGCCGATAAGGTGTTTCTTACCCATGAATGGTTCTCCGTATGGTGGGAAGCCTTTGGCGGAAAGAGAAGCCTTTTTGTAATACTGGTTAAAAAGGGCGGCGAGATTCTGGGGATAGCGCCATTGATGCGGGGTAAAAGCACCTACCGCGGATTTCCGGTGAGAAACATTGAATGCATGGGCAACAATGACTCTCCGGGATTTGGGTTTATTACAAAAAAAAATTACGGAGATGAGATTGCCGGAGCAATAATTTCTTTTTTGTTCAGAGACGAGACGGGCTGGGATATCATCTCTTGCAATAATATGTTCTGCAATGAGGATTATCATGAAATAAGAGCGGCTGTTGACAGGGCCGGGAGAAAATGTATTGTCATGGATGGACTGAGCTCTCCCTATCTTATGACGGACGCTGATTGGGAAACGTATTTTAAATCTGTTTCAACTAAATCGAGAAAGACGTTGAGGAATATCAGCAACAGGATAAAAAAACTTGGCAGCATTACGGTCAGTGAGATTGAGAACCCGGAGAATCTTGACGACATCATATCGGTAAGCAAAAGGGGTTGGAAATATAAAAAAGGCCTTTCCTTTATTAACCGGAGCAACAGACGGAATTTCTTCGAAGCATTGACCTGGATGGCGCGGCGGAAAAAGTGGCTGTCGATATGGTGCATGTATAAGGACGGGGTTCCGGTTGCATACGAATATCATCTAAAGTACAAAGGGAATAACGCTGCGCTGCTTTCAGAATTCGATATTGACTATGAGAATTATTCTCCAGGGGCATATTTGGATTATGAGATTGTCAGGTCGCTGTTTGAGAAAGGTGTGCATGAATATGACATGTGCGGCTCACAGGATGAATACAAAAAGAAGTGGTCGAAGGACATCAGGCAATATAAAAACATGAGGATATTCAATAATACTTTTTATTCGGGGTTTCTGTATTCTCTTGAAATGAAGCCTGTCAAACTTTTAAAGGGCCTGAGGGACAAGATATTTCACTGTTCTTGA
- a CDS encoding exosortase/archaeosortase family protein, with product MELKTQWNTDPEASSALLIPMFSVYFIWMQRHSIKRILADAPETVFSKSGFGLLLAGLIMFILGKFTYVVLLQGFAFVIIVSASILFLYGKEIFKITLVPALFLLFMLPIPSPVYGAVAEKLKYIIAHFSTVLIASLNIPVFLDGNVINLPSGSFLVHETCSGIQTTIAIIIVSSGFAYLFLGSYLYRMVFIGVSVPLGILVNILRVAFIGIISYWYDAAAALSFHRHAWALVTPLGVLSVFAIGVAFRKCEKRNIL from the coding sequence ATGGAATTAAAGACTCAATGGAACACTGATCCGGAGGCCTCGTCCGCTCTTTTGATCCCCATGTTCTCAGTTTATTTCATATGGATGCAGAGACACAGTATAAAAAGAATCTTGGCGGATGCGCCGGAGACCGTTTTTTCAAAAAGCGGGTTCGGTCTGCTGTTGGCCGGGTTGATAATGTTCATTCTCGGTAAGTTCACGTACGTGGTCCTTCTTCAGGGTTTCGCTTTTGTCATCATTGTCTCAGCATCCATTCTTTTCCTTTATGGTAAAGAGATTTTTAAGATTACGCTCGTTCCTGCGCTGTTTTTATTGTTTATGCTGCCCATTCCTTCTCCCGTGTACGGCGCTGTGGCCGAAAAACTGAAATACATAATTGCCCATTTTTCAACGGTGCTTATAGCTTCCCTTAACATCCCTGTTTTTTTAGATGGAAACGTTATAAATCTGCCTTCAGGTTCTTTTCTGGTCCACGAGACCTGCAGCGGGATACAAACGACCATTGCAATAATTATTGTCAGCAGCGGTTTTGCATATTTATTCCTCGGGTCATACCTGTACAGGATGGTCTTTATCGGCGTGTCCGTGCCGCTTGGAATATTGGTAAATATTTTGAGGGTTGCTTTTATAGGGATTATCTCTTATTGGTATGACGCGGCTGCGGCCTTGAGCTTTCACAGGCATGCCTGGGCGCTCGTCACACCACTTGGGGTGCTCTCTGTATTTGCGATAGGGGTCGCGTTTAGAAAGTGCGAAAAAAGAAATATATTGTAA